A window of Malania oleifera isolate guangnan ecotype guangnan chromosome 5, ASM2987363v1, whole genome shotgun sequence contains these coding sequences:
- the LOC131155374 gene encoding uncharacterized protein LOC131155374 codes for MDSSSGCEASSKKDPAWKYAHLEDQKNRNNLTCNFCAKVTRGGIFRAKQHIVGGFRNVKECSKCPTHVREEIKEYMLKKDMEKEENELLPDFDDIDHYGEDEEDEVQEIDIRGKRVFTSDGSKRSYQSNLKKPKQKGPIDLFFTPDPKKAIQARKEGKMKQTSINEACKKELRKKAMGDFARWMYDAGIPFNAVRLSSFAVALESIGQYGPGIKPLSYHEVRVPYLKEEVSRMKELLKVHKEEWTKYGCSIMSDGWRDSVANKDIINFLVNSPRGSVFIKSIDASNIVKNADRMYRLLDEMVEEIGESNVIQVVTDNASNYVAAGRLLEAKRPHLYWTPCAAHCIDLILEDIGKMPSIHATLKRAIFLNGYIYNRVGVVNLMRQFTGGKELLRPAVTRFATAFITLRSIHLQKNNLRKMFTSEDWNTTKWAKEAAGKRAATIVLMPTFWNTIVYALKLTGPLVRVLRLVDGEKKPAMGYIYEAMDRAKEAIAKAFGEREDKFKEAFEIIDTRWGCQLHQPLHAAAHYLNPEFFYSNPNILQDEEIMSGLYKCVGRLLPTIEMQDKVSNELEKYNAASGVFGISLAVRQRKTKAPAQWWMAYGSTTPNLQKFAVKILSLTCSATGCERNWSIFQHLHSKRRNRLSQQRLNDLVFVKYNRTLRRRYDKRDTIDPILLKDIDDSNEWLIGRMDGDSDEDDELVFEDDNLTWDSVARAAGLNNPPHHTRSRISTNMPSSSKGRGRASSSSATTARGRTTMLELVDEDEIQVDNAEETEEEKDVGENSSNDEEEDDDIFTDLVDDE; via the exons atggattctagttctggatgtgaggcctcgtcaaagaaagatcccgcatggaagtatgcacatttggaggatcaaaaaaatagaaataatttgacttgcaatttttgtgctaaagtcacaaggggaggaatatttcgagcaaaacaacacattgtcggaggatttcgaaatgtgaaagaatgctctaagtgccctactcatgtacgtgaggagattaaagagtatatgttgaagaaagatatggaaaaggaggaaaatgagttattgcccgactttgatgatatagatcattacggtgaagatgaagaagatgaagttcaagaaattgacattcgtggcaagagagtgtttactagtgatggaagtaaaagatcataccaatccaacttgaagaaaccaaaacagaaggggcctatagacttgttttttactcccgatccaaagaaagcgattcaagctaggaaagaagggaagatgaagcaaacatcaataaatgaagcgtgcaaaaaagaacttagaaaaaaggcaatgggagattttgctaggtggatgtatgatgctgggataccatttaatgctgtacgtttgagcagctttgcagtggcacttgaatcgattggacaatatggtcctggaataaagccacttagctatcatgaagtgagagttccttacctaaaggaggaagtcagtcgaatgaaagagttgttgaaggtccataaggaggaatggacaaaatatggctgctcaattatgtctgatggttggagagattcagTTGCTAATAAAGACATAATCAACTttttagtgaactctccaaggggatcagtattcatcaagtctattgatgcttctaatattgtcaagaatgcagatagaatgtatagattacttgatgagatggtcgaagaaattggagaatcaaatgtgattcaagtggtaactgacaatgcgtcaaactatgttgcagcag ggagattgttggaagcaaagaggccacatttatattggacaccgtgtgctgctcattgcattgatttaattttggaggatattgggaagatgccttcaattcatgcaactttgaaaagggcaatttttttgaatggctatatctataatcgtgttggcgttgtcaacttgatgagacaattcactggaggaaaggagttgctaagacctgcagttacaagatttgcaactgccttcatcactcttcgttcaatccatcttcaaaagaataacttgaggaagatgtttacttctgaagattggaatactactaaatgggcaaaggaggcggctggcaaaagagcagctactattgttttgatgcctactttTTGGAATACCATCGTTTATGCTCTTAAGTTAACAGGTCCACTTGTTCGTGTACtccgtttggttgatggggaaaagaagcctgcaatgggatatatttatgaagcaatggatagggctaaggaagccatagctaaggcttttggtgagagagaggataaattcaaggaggcatttgaaattattgatacgaggtggggatgccaactccatcaaccgttgcatgcagctgcacactacttgaatccagaatttttctattcaaaccccaacattttgcaagatgaagaaattatgtCGGGTTTGTACAAATGTGTTGGAAGGTTACTGCCAACtattgaaatgcaagataaagtttcaaatgagttggaaaaatacaatgccgctagtggcgtctttggaattagtttggcagtgagacaaaggaagacaaaagcaccag cgcaatggtggatggcatatggatcaacaactccaaacttgcaaaagtttgctgtgaaaattcttagcctcacgtgtagtgctactggttgcgaaagaaattggagcatattccaacat cttcatagcaaaaggagaaataggctatcccagcaacgcttgaatgatttggtatttgtgaaatataatcgaactctgaggcgtcgatacgacaaacgtgacaccattgatcccatcctcctgaaggacattgatgatagtaatgagtggttgattggtaggatggatggtgattctgatgaggatgatgaacttgtgtttgaagatgataatttgacttgggattctgttgctagagccgctggactaaataaccccccgcatcacactagatcaagaataagtacaaatatgccatcatcgtctaaaggaagaggaagagcttcatctagtagtgcaaccactgctaggggtcggaccacaatgttggaacttgtagatgaggatgaaatccaagtggataatgcagaggagacggaagaggaaaaagatgttggagaaaacagttctaatgatgaagaggaagatgatgatatcttcaccgacctagttgatgatgagtga